The Aurantiacibacter arachoides genome window below encodes:
- the ligA gene encoding protocatechuate 4,5-dioxygenase subunit alpha, which yields MPRTRLYSLDELDDIPGTKVFRARASREAYHLHKFCMSLMKPENREAFKADERGYIDRYRMSDEQKAAVAARDLSKLIELGGNMYFLVKIASTDGWSAQKAVSSMSGMSAEEYAQMMLDGGRSPEGLRSKREGN from the coding sequence ATGCCCCGCACTCGCCTCTATTCGCTCGACGAGCTTGACGACATCCCCGGCACCAAGGTGTTCCGTGCCCGCGCCAGCCGCGAGGCCTATCACCTGCACAAGTTCTGCATGAGCCTGATGAAGCCGGAAAACCGCGAAGCCTTCAAGGCGGACGAGCGCGGTTACATCGACCGGTATCGCATGAGCGACGAACAGAAGGCGGCCGTGGCGGCGCGCGATCTCAGCAAGCTGATCGAGCTTGGCGGAAACATGTATTTCCTGGTCAAGATCGCCAGCACCGACGGATGGAGCGCGCAAAAGGCGGTCAGTTCCATGTCCGGCATGAGCGCGGAGGAATACGCGCAGATGATGCTCGATGGCGGCCGCTCGCCCGAGGGTCTGCGGTCCAAGCGGGAGGGGAACTGA
- a CDS encoding class III extradiol dioxygenase subunit beta yields the protein MARITAGIATSHVPAIGAAIDHGKQRDLYWAPVFQGYEFVKEWVKSNTPDVVILIYNDHASALMLDIVPTFAMGFAEEFLPADEGWGRRPVPTVYNHLDLAAHVAEQLVIDEFDITLINEMDVDHGLTVPLSLVFGQVEEWPCKVIPIIVNVTQFPTPSGERCWKLGEAIRNAVKTFPEDLNVQVWGTGGMSHQLQGTRAGLINEEFDRRFIDLLAHEPEELIPITRLEYLREAGTEGIELIMWLIMRAALGYGVEEKKRFYRVPASNTAVGHVVYETKS from the coding sequence ATGGCCCGCATAACCGCCGGCATCGCCACCAGCCACGTGCCCGCCATCGGCGCCGCGATCGACCATGGCAAGCAGCGCGACCTGTACTGGGCGCCGGTCTTCCAGGGCTACGAATTCGTCAAGGAATGGGTCAAGTCGAACACCCCCGACGTGGTCATCCTGATCTACAACGACCACGCCTCTGCGCTGATGCTGGACATCGTGCCGACGTTCGCGATGGGGTTTGCGGAAGAATTCCTGCCCGCCGACGAAGGCTGGGGACGGCGTCCGGTGCCGACCGTCTACAACCACCTGGATCTGGCCGCGCATGTGGCCGAACAGCTGGTGATCGACGAATTCGACATCACCCTCATCAACGAGATGGACGTCGACCACGGCTTGACCGTGCCGCTCAGCCTGGTGTTCGGCCAGGTCGAGGAATGGCCGTGCAAGGTCATCCCCATCATCGTCAACGTGACGCAGTTCCCCACCCCCAGCGGAGAGCGCTGCTGGAAGCTGGGCGAGGCGATCCGCAATGCGGTAAAGACCTTCCCGGAGGATCTGAACGTGCAGGTCTGGGGCACCGGCGGCATGAGCCACCAGTTGCAGGGCACGCGCGCCGGCCTCATCAACGAGGAATTCGACCGCCGCTTCATCGACCTGCTGGCGCACGAGCCGGAAGAACTGATCCCCATCACCCGCCTGGAATACCTGCGCGAGGCCGGCACCGAGGGTATCGAGCTCATCATGTGGCTGATCATGCGCGCGGCGCTGGGATACGGCGTGGAGGAAAAGAAGCGCTTCTACCGTGTGCCGGCAAGCAACACCGCGGTTGGGCACGTGGTCTACGAGACGAAGAGCTGA
- a CDS encoding AraC family transcriptional regulator, translating into MAALPKDDQSWSSDGLARPEAISQWREWAESTIAPIEVEVFDPAGFAARWVAHGLGQLRLLHLHAPAQRVTRNAAEGSAGRATPSIHLIYPRSGALKSAMGGRRFDLRPGQVAMLENTWYYQFDVATPHECIVVMMPQTWLEKHLPDPLALLSQPIDVSAGWGAPLGALLETIADGLDRAPLPRPLIAEQLGSLLALATGFHEPAETTRHRGQLARRILRRIEGDYTDPDLSPERVAADCGISKRYLQTLLAGSGTSFVQELNAMRLDRASDLLIDPRARSLSVADIAYRTGFLDPGYFTRLFRKRFGMTPSQWRGGHTHTFEEQV; encoded by the coding sequence ATGGCTGCCCTGCCCAAAGACGACCAAAGCTGGAGCTCGGATGGCCTCGCTCGTCCCGAGGCCATCAGCCAGTGGCGCGAATGGGCGGAGTCGACGATTGCGCCGATCGAGGTGGAAGTCTTCGATCCGGCAGGCTTTGCGGCCCGTTGGGTCGCCCATGGTCTGGGCCAGTTGCGGCTGCTGCACCTGCACGCCCCCGCACAGCGCGTGACGCGCAACGCGGCGGAAGGCAGCGCGGGCCGGGCCACCCCGTCGATCCACCTCATCTATCCCCGGTCCGGCGCGCTCAAATCGGCCATGGGCGGACGCCGTTTCGACCTGCGGCCCGGCCAGGTCGCTATGCTGGAAAATACCTGGTACTATCAGTTCGACGTCGCCACGCCGCACGAATGCATCGTCGTGATGATGCCGCAGACGTGGCTGGAAAAGCACCTCCCCGATCCGCTGGCGCTGCTGTCGCAGCCCATCGACGTGAGCGCGGGCTGGGGCGCGCCGCTTGGCGCATTGCTGGAAACCATCGCGGACGGGCTGGACCGCGCCCCCTTGCCGCGCCCGCTGATCGCGGAGCAGCTGGGCAGCCTGCTGGCATTGGCGACGGGCTTTCACGAACCTGCGGAAACCACGCGCCATCGCGGCCAGCTGGCGCGCCGGATCCTGCGGCGGATCGAGGGCGATTACACGGACCCCGACCTCAGCCCAGAGCGCGTGGCGGCCGATTGCGGCATTTCCAAACGCTACCTGCAAACCCTCCTCGCTGGCAGTGGCACCAGCTTCGTGCAGGAGCTCAACGCCATGCGGCTGGACCGGGCAAGCGACCTGCTGATCGACCCCCGTGCGCGGTCGCTGTCGGTGGCCGACATCGCCTATCGCACCGGCTTCCTCGATCCGGGCTATTTCACCCGGCTGTTCCGTAAGCGGTTCGGCATGACGCCGAGCCAATGGCGCGGCGGCCACACCCACACTTTTGAGGAGCAGGTATGA
- a CDS encoding alpha/beta hydrolase, with the protein MKFGLALGLLLIVALALSAACSPLTTFNALAPRDPGADQVAQGVAYGPGERQMLDVYAPEGAVPTIGAPVVVFFYGGSWNSGTRRGYDFVGQALASRGFVTVVPDYRLVPDVRYPAFVEDGAAAIRWARANVAQYGGDPDRIVLMGHSAGGYIAAMLAVDDRWLGADRAAVRGLVGLAGPYDFAPFDPGAAQEAFGQWPDPAETQPVTWAGAGDPPALLLTGADDQTVRPRNSHALAQRLRAAGVLAEVREYEGVGHINILLSLSRPLRGRATTLDDASAFIRSVAGPG; encoded by the coding sequence ATGAAGTTCGGCCTCGCGCTGGGTTTGCTGTTGATCGTTGCACTGGCGCTTTCGGCAGCATGCTCTCCGCTCACCACCTTCAACGCGCTCGCCCCGCGCGATCCGGGCGCTGATCAGGTGGCGCAGGGCGTGGCCTATGGCCCGGGCGAAAGGCAGATGCTCGATGTCTACGCGCCGGAAGGCGCTGTTCCCACCATCGGTGCGCCGGTCGTGGTGTTCTTCTACGGCGGCAGCTGGAATTCGGGCACGCGGCGCGGTTACGATTTCGTCGGTCAGGCGCTCGCCTCGCGCGGGTTCGTCACGGTGGTGCCCGATTATAGACTGGTGCCCGACGTGCGCTATCCCGCCTTCGTGGAAGATGGCGCGGCGGCGATTCGCTGGGCCCGCGCCAACGTGGCGCAATACGGCGGCGATCCCGATCGCATCGTGCTGATGGGCCATTCGGCAGGCGGCTACATCGCCGCGATGCTGGCGGTGGACGATCGCTGGCTGGGGGCCGATCGCGCCGCCGTGCGCGGTCTGGTGGGGCTTGCCGGGCCATACGATTTCGCGCCCTTCGATCCCGGCGCGGCGCAGGAGGCGTTCGGCCAGTGGCCAGATCCTGCCGAGACGCAGCCCGTCACCTGGGCCGGCGCCGGGGATCCGCCCGCGCTGCTGCTGACCGGTGCTGACGATCAGACCGTTCGCCCGCGCAACTCGCACGCGCTGGCGCAGCGGTTGCGGGCGGCTGGTGTTCTTGCCGAAGTCCGCGAGTACGAGGGTGTTGGCCATATCAACATCCTCCTCTCGCTGTCCCGCCCCTTGCGCGGACGGGCCACCACGCTGGACGATGCGAGTGCCTTTATCCGCTCGGTCGCGGGGCCAGGGTGA
- a CDS encoding DUF3445 domain-containing protein, with the protein MARLGFSVEELLPMARGGGALRMGLVALGEDEWLQPDPDLAARKTAFDAHPDSVQLTPLARAAGEELAAMLGVAGGLLGAARSAWEDMCLLLPCAEAPDISPYRLVGAAVGFPTDWHPAQKIGLPLVALHAPIDGYARQLATGVDHFMAQLRPGRIFGRCNWFVSPTPALRWIDTDPPEATFAHVTADNAGETLFVRCERQTLRRLPQTRAIVFTIGVYVTPLGALSGANVARLDASLKTIPEPEALRRGAACFAAQVSAYASRRASTFAAI; encoded by the coding sequence TTGGCTAGGCTTGGCTTCAGTGTCGAGGAACTGCTGCCGATGGCGCGCGGCGGCGGGGCTCTGCGGATGGGCCTCGTCGCGCTTGGCGAGGACGAGTGGCTCCAGCCAGACCCCGATCTGGCCGCGCGCAAGACTGCCTTCGACGCCCATCCCGATAGCGTGCAGCTAACTCCGCTGGCCCGGGCTGCCGGCGAGGAACTGGCGGCGATGCTGGGCGTCGCCGGCGGACTGTTAGGCGCGGCGCGTTCGGCGTGGGAGGACATGTGCCTGCTTCTCCCCTGCGCCGAGGCGCCCGACATTTCGCCCTACCGGCTCGTCGGCGCGGCGGTGGGTTTTCCCACGGACTGGCATCCGGCGCAGAAGATCGGGCTGCCGCTGGTCGCCCTCCACGCACCGATCGACGGCTACGCCCGGCAGCTCGCCACCGGGGTGGATCATTTCATGGCGCAGCTCAGGCCCGGGCGCATCTTCGGGCGGTGCAACTGGTTCGTGAGCCCGACACCCGCCCTGCGCTGGATCGACACCGACCCGCCTGAGGCAACCTTTGCCCATGTGACGGCAGACAACGCGGGCGAGACGCTGTTCGTGCGCTGCGAGCGGCAGACGCTGCGCCGCCTGCCCCAGACGCGCGCCATCGTGTTCACCATCGGGGTCTACGTCACGCCGCTGGGCGCGCTGTCTGGCGCAAACGTGGCCCGGCTCGACGCCTCGCTCAAGACCATCCCCGAGCCCGAGGCGCTGCGCAGGGGCGCGGCCTGCTTTGCCGCGCAGGTGAGCGCCTATGCCTCGCGCCGGGCGAGCACCTTCGCGGCGATTTGA
- a CDS encoding NTP transferase domain-containing protein, whose product MAADAAREAPLVAVLAAGSATRFGGGKLDAECAGKRVGAWAISAVARAGLEAGVIVVPPDPPAFATEAGGWKVIINPDAAEGLGTSVALAARRALAEGADLLILLADMPLIEPAHLRDLLSGGAAAATAHGLRAGVPAFVPRALLGPLTELAGEGGAGPVLARLDDLRLVTASQGTLLDVDRPQDLQIAAKVLARREA is encoded by the coding sequence ATGGCCGCTGACGCAGCGCGGGAGGCGCCGCTGGTCGCCGTGCTCGCCGCAGGCTCGGCCACGCGCTTCGGCGGTGGCAAGCTGGATGCCGAATGTGCGGGGAAGCGGGTGGGCGCGTGGGCGATTAGCGCGGTGGCCAGAGCTGGTCTGGAGGCGGGCGTCATCGTGGTGCCACCCGATCCGCCTGCCTTTGCGACAGAGGCGGGCGGCTGGAAGGTCATCATCAACCCCGATGCCGCAGAAGGTCTGGGTACGAGCGTGGCGCTCGCTGCCCGGCGGGCGCTGGCTGAGGGGGCCGACTTGTTGATCCTGCTCGCCGATATGCCGTTGATCGAACCTGCTCATTTGCGTGACTTGCTCTCTGGCGGCGCTGCTGCTGCGACGGCCCACGGTCTGCGGGCAGGCGTCCCGGCCTTCGTGCCAAGGGCGCTGCTAGGGCCGCTGACCGAACTGGCTGGAGAAGGCGGGGCGGGGCCGGTGCTGGCGCGGCTGGACGACCTGCGACTGGTCACTGCGTCGCAAGGGACTCTGCTCGACGTCGACCGACCGCAAGACCTTCAAATCGCCGCGAAGGTGCTCGCCCGGCGCGAGGCATAG
- a CDS encoding XdhC family protein → MTLPFADDLSALRAVARDENAGGRTGLCTIVNINGSFSRRLGAQLAVLPDGSVAGSLADGCLERELASEMARGTEPRVLRYGAGSPKIDFRLPCGGGLDILIDPAPDRAAAREALALIEARGEARLALPAVSPLATRRYVPQLRLVLFGEGPELAAMAHVGTQAGLAVETHSRDEGSLALGSRPEHLVADRWTAIALLFHDHEWERAILEWALATPAFFIGAQGGAPARAAREAALVAAGFDPRQVARIASPIGTVLHSREPAGLALSVLAAIAGEYELRHPHHHGR, encoded by the coding sequence GTGACGCTACCCTTCGCCGACGATCTTTCCGCCCTGCGTGCCGTTGCCCGTGACGAGAATGCCGGGGGCCGCACCGGCCTTTGCACCATCGTGAATATCAACGGCAGCTTCTCCCGCCGTCTCGGCGCGCAGCTTGCCGTGCTGCCGGATGGCAGCGTGGCGGGAAGCCTTGCCGACGGCTGCCTGGAGCGGGAGCTGGCAAGCGAAATGGCGCGGGGGACAGAGCCAAGGGTGCTGCGTTACGGCGCAGGCTCACCGAAAATCGACTTTCGCCTGCCGTGCGGGGGCGGGCTGGATATCCTGATCGATCCCGCACCCGATCGCGCGGCGGCACGCGAGGCGCTGGCGTTGATCGAGGCACGGGGCGAAGCGCGGCTGGCGCTGCCGGCCGTCTCGCCACTGGCGACGCGTCGTTACGTCCCGCAACTGCGGCTGGTGCTGTTCGGCGAAGGGCCGGAACTGGCGGCAATGGCGCACGTGGGGACGCAAGCGGGTCTGGCGGTGGAAACGCATTCCCGCGACGAGGGTTCGCTGGCCCTGGGGTCACGGCCCGAACACCTTGTGGCCGACCGCTGGACCGCGATCGCTCTGCTGTTCCACGATCACGAATGGGAACGCGCGATCCTGGAATGGGCGCTTGCCACGCCGGCGTTCTTCATCGGCGCGCAGGGCGGTGCCCCGGCGCGCGCGGCACGCGAAGCGGCGCTGGTCGCGGCTGGCTTCGACCCGCGGCAGGTTGCGCGGATAGCCAGCCCGATTGGAACCGTGCTGCACAGCCGCGAGCCTGCGGGCCTCGCCCTGTCCGTGCTCGCCGCCATCGCGGGCGAATACGAACTGCGCCATCCGCACCATCATGGCCGCTGA
- a CDS encoding MBL fold metallo-hydrolase, which yields MRRLAILSGILLAGGAVSAVVAQGLPGIEPIEQVSQNVWKIEGSGGNTVVFVRDSDVVLVDTKIPGQGEGILEQVRSITDLPIGMVINTHSHPDHVGSNGFFADDAGVEVVAQANTATRMRAGGGPFPPSRVDTTFTTFRAIGEGDDRIELYWFGAGHTDGDAFVYFPADRVMMAGDIYAWHMSPLIDPGSGGSMLALPTTATAAYYAIPGAERVITGHGDVRGRDEFLSWITFNRGLVQIAETTAQTGGSEDDAMARLNDTPSFAVFMGDQALPGLQYGGTPRSRARINLRVAMAELRGEEAPLIMNLPPDQQ from the coding sequence ATGAGGCGACTGGCGATTCTTTCAGGTATCCTGCTGGCGGGCGGGGCGGTTTCCGCCGTGGTGGCCCAGGGTTTGCCAGGCATCGAGCCGATCGAGCAGGTGTCCCAGAACGTCTGGAAGATCGAAGGCTCGGGCGGCAACACTGTTGTTTTTGTCCGGGATTCAGACGTGGTTCTGGTCGATACCAAGATCCCGGGGCAGGGCGAGGGCATCCTCGAACAGGTGCGATCCATCACCGATCTGCCGATCGGCATGGTCATCAACACCCATTCCCACCCCGATCACGTCGGCTCCAACGGCTTCTTCGCAGATGATGCGGGCGTAGAGGTCGTGGCGCAGGCCAACACGGCCACCCGCATGCGCGCAGGCGGCGGGCCGTTTCCGCCGAGCCGGGTCGACACGACCTTCACGACCTTTCGCGCCATTGGCGAGGGCGACGACCGGATCGAGCTGTACTGGTTCGGCGCCGGCCACACCGATGGCGACGCCTTTGTCTATTTCCCCGCAGACCGCGTGATGATGGCGGGCGATATCTATGCCTGGCATATGAGCCCGCTGATCGATCCGGGTTCGGGCGGGTCGATGCTGGCTTTGCCGACCACCGCGACCGCCGCCTATTACGCCATTCCCGGCGCCGAACGGGTCATCACCGGCCACGGCGACGTGCGCGGTCGTGACGAGTTCCTGAGCTGGATCACCTTCAACCGTGGCCTCGTCCAGATCGCGGAAACGACGGCGCAGACCGGCGGGAGCGAGGACGATGCCATGGCCCGCCTGAATGACACGCCCAGCTTTGCGGTGTTCATGGGCGACCAGGCACTGCCCGGCCTGCAATACGGCGGCACGCCGCGCAGCCGTGCGCGGATCAACCTGCGTGTCGCGATGGCGGAACTGCGCGGAGAGGAAGCGCCGCTGATCATGAACTTGCCGCCGGACCAGCAATAG
- a CDS encoding HupE/UreJ family protein, protein MAQQSVIPPLSRLLGAALVLLAAVLPPAANAHDVPISYLELERGGDRIYGTLTVHADMLAAELGFDEARDMVDSGVLDAQDSPVRPFLAAGLRLTGAADQPLALASDGYTIVGEGADMKLRFHALGPPPAALHLAVALFAQVPDHQTFVTIREGGAIVQQFMLSADTPPQVNYAGTAAGAWAVAGTFIPSGAWHVLIGPDHVLFVIGLILLGGSVRRLALIVTAFTLGHSVTLALAATGTLSPPEWLVEPLIALTIVVVGADNLLRKQADRDLRPWFAVLFGLIHGFGFAFVLRDFGLPPGNLAVSLLAFNLGVEIGQLAIVVPVALALAAIRRRDARLAMWIARGGSLAVVAAGLYWFVDRVLSMGSV, encoded by the coding sequence TTGGCGCAACAATCTGTCATCCCTCCCCTGTCCCGTCTCCTTGGCGCCGCCCTGGTCCTGCTCGCCGCGGTTCTGCCCCCCGCGGCGAACGCTCATGACGTGCCGATCAGTTACCTCGAACTCGAACGCGGTGGCGATCGCATCTACGGCACGCTGACGGTGCACGCCGACATGCTCGCCGCAGAACTGGGTTTCGACGAAGCGCGCGATATGGTCGACAGCGGCGTATTGGATGCACAAGACAGTCCGGTGCGCCCGTTCCTTGCAGCCGGGTTGCGGTTGACCGGCGCGGCGGATCAGCCTCTGGCGCTGGCAAGCGATGGGTATACCATCGTCGGGGAGGGCGCGGACATGAAGCTGCGGTTCCATGCCCTGGGCCCGCCGCCCGCTGCCCTGCATCTCGCCGTGGCGTTGTTTGCGCAGGTGCCCGATCACCAGACCTTCGTGACGATCCGCGAGGGCGGAGCGATCGTGCAGCAGTTCATGCTGTCCGCCGACACGCCCCCGCAGGTCAATTACGCCGGCACCGCGGCTGGCGCCTGGGCGGTCGCCGGCACCTTTATCCCCAGCGGGGCCTGGCACGTGCTGATCGGGCCGGACCACGTGCTGTTCGTGATCGGCCTTATCCTGCTCGGCGGCAGCGTGCGGCGGCTGGCGCTGATCGTCACCGCCTTTACCCTCGGCCATTCGGTGACGCTGGCACTGGCGGCCACGGGCACGCTTTCGCCGCCGGAATGGCTGGTGGAGCCGCTGATCGCGCTGACCATCGTGGTGGTCGGGGCGGACAACCTGCTGCGCAAGCAGGCCGACCGCGATCTGCGGCCGTGGTTCGCGGTCCTGTTCGGCCTCATCCACGGGTTCGGCTTCGCCTTCGTACTGCGTGACTTCGGCCTGCCGCCGGGTAACCTCGCGGTCTCGCTGCTGGCCTTCAATCTTGGTGTCGAGATCGGTCAGCTTGCCATCGTGGTGCCCGTGGCGCTGGCCCTGGCGGCGATCCGGCGGCGCGATGCGCGGCTGGCGATGTGGATCGCCAGAGGAGGCTCGCTTGCGGTCGTGGCCGCGGGACTGTACTGGTTCGTTGACAGAGTCCTTTCGATGGGGAGCGTGTGA
- a CDS encoding efflux transporter outer membrane subunit: MLAGCATTAVEVAQPTLPVPADWAQTDVPPISTDLTRYWTLLGDPLLTRYVEQAIVQNRDLAVSAARIDQARASLVQARAGYLPSVGATGGLNRDVGSRGRDGVQFQVGADAQWELDLFGQISGGVAAARGDLAASGYSLADLQRLIVGQVAIATINGRATAEQLAIARSTLAFQEDNLQIARWRNQAGLVSSLDVEQARAQRAQTAATIPALESSLASTANAISTLIGEAPGPVLEALAFDAPAPVPEPPLLAGFEAPAEVLFRRPDVRAAEANLVASSARIGVARAQLLPLARLSGSFGTGQAGLGSVFDFLAGNLFAGVTQLIFDGGRTAAQVDSAEAAAQGALAQWEQTILGALEDVESAAVDQRTAATRVELNEEGVDAAANSVLLARSSYEAGLTDFRNLLTSENQLLSARNSLVAARADRATAFVRLTQALGGGWDLAAYDYPLPAFGRPTPARDADSLDRTAQ, encoded by the coding sequence ATGCTTGCCGGTTGCGCGACAACGGCGGTCGAGGTGGCACAGCCCACTCTTCCCGTGCCGGCCGACTGGGCACAAACCGACGTTCCGCCCATCTCCACCGACCTGACCCGGTACTGGACCTTGCTCGGCGATCCGCTGCTGACCCGCTATGTCGAGCAGGCGATCGTGCAGAACCGCGACCTTGCCGTCAGCGCCGCCCGGATCGACCAGGCCCGCGCTTCGCTGGTGCAGGCGCGGGCGGGCTACCTGCCCTCTGTCGGCGCGACGGGCGGTTTGAACCGCGATGTCGGCAGTCGCGGGCGGGACGGCGTGCAGTTCCAGGTCGGTGCCGACGCGCAGTGGGAACTTGACCTGTTCGGCCAGATTTCGGGCGGTGTCGCGGCGGCGAGGGGCGACCTGGCCGCTTCGGGCTATTCGCTTGCCGACCTGCAACGGCTTATCGTGGGCCAGGTGGCCATCGCCACGATAAACGGCCGTGCCACGGCGGAACAGCTCGCCATCGCGCGAAGCACCCTGGCCTTCCAGGAGGACAACCTGCAGATCGCCCGCTGGCGCAACCAGGCGGGGCTCGTCTCCAGCCTGGATGTCGAACAGGCCCGCGCCCAGCGCGCCCAGACCGCCGCGACCATCCCCGCGCTCGAAAGCAGCCTTGCCAGCACCGCCAACGCCATCTCGACCCTGATCGGAGAGGCGCCGGGCCCGGTGCTGGAAGCGCTGGCCTTCGATGCGCCGGCGCCTGTGCCGGAACCGCCGCTGCTTGCCGGGTTCGAAGCCCCGGCCGAGGTGCTGTTCCGCCGGCCTGATGTCCGCGCGGCAGAGGCGAACCTCGTCGCCAGCAGCGCGCGCATCGGTGTCGCCCGGGCGCAATTGCTGCCTTTGGCGCGGCTTTCGGGTTCGTTCGGCACCGGCCAGGCGGGGCTTGGCAGCGTGTTCGATTTTCTCGCCGGAAACCTGTTTGCAGGCGTCACCCAGCTGATCTTCGATGGCGGGCGCACCGCCGCGCAGGTCGACAGTGCCGAGGCCGCCGCGCAAGGCGCGCTGGCGCAGTGGGAGCAGACGATCCTCGGCGCGCTGGAGGATGTCGAGAGCGCCGCCGTCGACCAGCGCACTGCGGCGACGCGGGTGGAGCTCAACGAAGAAGGCGTCGATGCCGCCGCCAACTCGGTGCTGCTGGCCCGCAGTTCCTACGAAGCGGGCCTCACCGACTTTCGCAACCTGCTGACCAGCGAGAACCAGTTGCTGTCCGCCCGCAACAGCCTGGTTGCTGCCAGGGCCGACCGCGCCACCGCCTTCGTCCGCCTGACCCAGGCGCTGGGCGGCGGATGGGACCTGGCCGCCTACGATTATCCCCTCCCCGCCTTTGGCCGACCGACCCCGGCCCGTGACGCAGACAGCCTCGACAGGACCGCGCAATGA
- a CDS encoding efflux RND transporter periplasmic adaptor subunit, producing the protein MSETIATTTTTTTPDGDTDIETYLDAGGPKKWYRRKRVWLGLLLLIALAALTYTCTRDAPPPDYITAEVEQRSLDLTVTATGALRPTNQVEVGSEVSGKIDRIMVDVNDQVARGQILAVINTDVIDDQITQGRANLDAARAQVAQAQATLDADIAQLRRLQDVQRLSGGRVPAQAELEQAEASVRRGQASVAAARANVVASQAQLSTAQTNRNRAVVRSPVSGVVLARQVEPGQTVAASFNTPTLFVIAENLSTMQLRVDLDEADVGQVDPGQRATFTVDAYPGRRFPATVERVDLGSNTTALGQQAQAQASQQVVSYEARLNVTNTEGLLRPGMTATATIATQSTGRAMLVPNGALRFEPEAEEEEGGMFGQQNFGLEEESEATIGVGSRQQVHVVEADGSLRAIEVVTGQSDGRMTVVTSAELEPGMNVVTGLRAAGQ; encoded by the coding sequence ATGAGCGAGACCATCGCCACAACGACGACGACCACCACGCCCGACGGCGATACCGATATCGAGACCTATCTCGATGCCGGCGGGCCGAAGAAATGGTACAGGCGCAAGCGCGTGTGGCTGGGGCTGTTGCTGCTGATCGCGCTGGCGGCGCTGACCTACACCTGCACGCGTGACGCGCCGCCGCCCGATTACATCACCGCCGAGGTGGAACAGCGCAGCCTCGACCTGACCGTCACCGCCACCGGCGCGCTCCGCCCCACCAACCAGGTCGAGGTCGGTTCCGAAGTGTCCGGCAAGATCGACCGGATCATGGTGGACGTGAACGACCAGGTTGCGCGCGGGCAGATCTTGGCGGTCATCAACACCGACGTGATCGACGACCAGATCACCCAGGGCCGCGCAAACCTCGATGCCGCGCGGGCCCAAGTGGCACAGGCGCAGGCGACGCTGGATGCCGACATCGCGCAGCTGCGCCGGTTGCAGGACGTGCAGCGCTTGTCGGGCGGGCGCGTGCCGGCGCAGGCGGAACTGGAACAGGCCGAGGCTTCCGTGCGCCGCGGGCAGGCAAGCGTCGCCGCGGCGCGGGCCAACGTCGTCGCCTCGCAGGCGCAATTGTCCACCGCGCAGACCAACCGCAACCGTGCCGTCGTCCGCTCTCCCGTATCGGGCGTCGTGCTGGCACGCCAGGTGGAGCCGGGGCAGACCGTTGCCGCCAGCTTCAACACGCCCACGCTGTTCGTTATCGCGGAAAACCTGTCGACCATGCAGCTGCGCGTCGATCTGGACGAGGCGGACGTGGGCCAGGTCGATCCCGGCCAGCGCGCCACCTTTACCGTCGATGCCTACCCCGGCCGCCGCTTTCCCGCCACGGTCGAGCGGGTCGATCTGGGATCGAATACCACCGCGCTCGGCCAGCAGGCGCAGGCCCAGGCCTCGCAGCAGGTCGTGAGCTACGAAGCGCGCCTCAACGTCACCAATACAGAGGGTCTGCTGCGCCCCGGCATGACCGCCACCGCCACCATCGCCACCCAAAGCACCGGGCGCGCCATGCTGGTGCCCAACGGCGCCCTGCGGTTCGAACCCGAGGCCGAGGAGGAGGAAGGCGGCATGTTCGGCCAGCAGAACTTCGGCCTGGAGGAGGAGAGCGAGGCCACCATCGGCGTCGGCAGCCGGCAGCAGGTTCACGTCGTGGAAGCCGACGGCTCGCTGCGCGCGATCGAAGTCGTCACCGGCCAGAGCGACGGGCGCATGACCGTGGTCACCTCCGCCGAGCTGGAGCCGGGGATGAATGTCGTCACTGGCCTGCGCGCGGCCGGGCAATAG